The Bradyrhizobium sp. CCBAU 051011 DNA segment TAGTCCGATGCCGGTCACGAGCCCCGGTAACAGCGCTAGAAGGTCCGGCTTCGACCACGTCGAAGGCTTCCAGTAGAGCAGGGCGAACAGATCCATCGCGATGAACAATGGAGCGAGAAGGCCGCCGGCGGTGACCGGGTCCATCACGATCGACAACAGCGGAATGCCAATAATTGAGAATCCGCCACCAAACGCGCCCTTCATGAAGCAGATTAGGAACACGCCGGCAAAGGTGACCAGGATCGTGGCGACCGTCAGCTCCATGGTGCCGCCTCCAGCGTTGGCGCGTGTTGGCATCCGCCTGGATATGTTGCGGCGGCCGAGATCAATTCGTCCGTTTTGTCCGAATGCGTCACCCGGCCGAAGACAGCCGCCTCCATCTGGAAACGGGTCAGGCCTATGTCCCGCAGCGCGCGGTCGTCGAGATCGTGAAGGCATGCCACGGCGGTCCGCCGGCCGAGGTGGTCAGCGATC contains these protein-coding regions:
- a CDS encoding DUF1127 domain-containing protein encodes the protein MPVILSTIVLPAVTTGLDSCSGLLSTACDRIADHLGRRTAVACLHDLDDRALRDIGLTRFQMEAAVFGRVTHSDKTDELISAAATYPGGCQHAPTLEAAPWS